From one Flavobacterium sp. N502536 genomic stretch:
- a CDS encoding 2-dehydro-3-deoxyphosphooctonate aldolase yields the protein MKKITLFILLILTTASCISTKSTLKNVDDNAPDLVLKKDNTFVITQFSNDKKYGYDPDYPINIFFQNTRNEALNETRFLNALAGPNGEKITYTRLETCCPFPTKRSDMGAGFLNVYELKWDGQKKPIKLYLNVYEKGILMVPMGLRLKSN from the coding sequence ATGAAAAAAATAACCCTTTTTATCCTTTTAATCCTTACCACAGCTTCGTGTATAAGCACAAAATCGACTTTAAAAAATGTAGATGACAATGCTCCGGATCTTGTTTTAAAGAAAGACAATACGTTTGTTATCACACAATTCAGCAACGATAAAAAATACGGTTATGATCCTGATTATCCAATCAATATTTTTTTCCAAAATACCCGCAATGAGGCTTTAAACGAAACTCGTTTTCTAAATGCTCTGGCAGGGCCAAATGGCGAAAAAATCACCTATACGCGCTTAGAAACCTGTTGTCCGTTTCCAACCAAAAGAAGCGACATGGGGGCCGGATTCTTAAATGTCTATGAATTGAAGTGGGACGGGCAAAAGAAACCAATAAAACTCTATTTGAACGTTTATGAAAAAGGTATTTTAATGGTTCCGATGGGATTGCGTTTGAAGAGCAATTAA